From Peptococcaceae bacterium, the proteins below share one genomic window:
- a CDS encoding bifunctional 3-deoxy-7-phosphoheptulonate synthase/chorismate mutase, which translates to MARELKALREEIDDINLSILDLLNKRTSLLKEIVDLKDQKGMEYFDAEREAEMTEKILRNNRGPLNNELVKEIFNMVFAASLKYMGMSRERKLLISSGSPEKFDSIQEMFNLDSKEAVIIAGPCAVEKPEYLETVAGVLKEKGIGFLRGGAYKPRTSPYDFQGLRAEGLKILHDVAKKYDLYTVTEVVDTRDVELVAEYADVLQIGARNMYNYELLKEVGQSNCPVLLKRGLNATIQEFLYAAEYIVLRGNKKVIMCERGIRTFETKTRNTLDLSSIPIIKKETHLPIVVDLSHSLGRKDIVNHMASAALSAGADGLMVEVHPYPELALSDSKQQLSIGEFEEMLNFVRKREY; encoded by the coding sequence ATGGCCAGGGAATTAAAAGCCTTGCGGGAGGAAATTGACGACATCAATTTATCAATACTGGATTTGCTTAACAAGAGAACGAGCCTGTTAAAAGAGATAGTGGACCTCAAGGACCAGAAAGGCATGGAGTACTTCGACGCAGAGCGTGAAGCGGAGATGACTGAAAAGATCTTGAGGAATAACCGGGGACCTTTAAACAATGAGCTAGTCAAGGAAATATTTAATATGGTTTTTGCCGCTTCCCTCAAGTATATGGGCATGAGCCGGGAAAGGAAACTGCTGATCAGCAGCGGTTCGCCGGAGAAGTTCGACAGCATCCAGGAAATGTTCAATTTGGACAGCAAGGAAGCGGTAATAATTGCTGGTCCCTGCGCCGTGGAAAAACCGGAATACCTGGAAACAGTTGCTGGCGTGTTAAAAGAGAAAGGCATCGGTTTTCTGAGGGGAGGCGCTTATAAGCCCAGGACATCGCCCTACGATTTCCAGGGGTTGAGGGCGGAAGGCCTGAAAATACTCCATGATGTGGCTAAAAAATATGATCTTTATACCGTTACGGAGGTCGTGGATACAAGGGATGTCGAACTCGTCGCTGAATACGCGGATGTATTACAGATAGGCGCGAGGAATATGTACAACTACGAGCTGTTAAAAGAAGTGGGACAGAGCAATTGCCCGGTTTTGCTGAAACGCGGGCTGAACGCCACAATCCAGGAGTTTTTGTATGCGGCTGAGTATATTGTTTTGCGAGGTAATAAAAAGGTCATCATGTGCGAACGCGGAATCCGCACGTTTGAAACAAAGACCCGGAACACGCTGGACCTGTCGTCGATACCGATTATCAAAAAGGAAACCCATTTACCGATAGTAGTGGATTTAAGTCACTCCTTGGGAAGAAAAGACATTGTCAATCATATGGCTTCGGCCGCTTTATCGGCCGGGGCCGACGGCCTGATGGTGGAAGTGCACCCTTACCCCGAACTTGCGCTTTCCGACAGCAAGCAGCAGTTGAGCATCGGCGAATTTGAAGAAATGCTGAACTTCGTGCGGAAAAGAGAGTATTAA
- a CDS encoding sigma 54-interacting transcriptional regulator: protein MSLNISLLNDKTESFREWESFIRNGNEPQKIRSCILASWQRCKVLNVNPLGGESQSVLTREELYTRLEEKSVIINTSVPYIKNIYKIVKGSGFVVFLCDEKANILYILGDKEELEELRLGTNFKTGSNWSEKNVGTTAVGVVLAEGKVIQIKGDEHYCLRQKKWTSSAVPIRDPRGNITAVLSIMGSSEKVYSHTLGMLVAAELAIRNQLQVLETSEKLLVSNKYYKAVIEAVSEGILAVDSKGYVTCMNKSAGKILFTDPGEAIGKHVTEVVDFRPVILDVLRTGEGYVDKEFIINSKRGRLHFFKSAVPIRGEDGQIDGVVDVFREIKQVKHLVNQMVGAQARFTFDNIIGSSREMVEAKRLARIAAKSMSNVLIIGDSGTGKELFAQAIHNASPRAGGPFIAINCGAIPRELIESELFGYEGGAFTGAKQDGRPGKFEMATGGTIFLDEIAEMPFDMQVKLLRVLQEREVTRVGGNKTIAVDIRVIAATNKDLHREMSEETFRKDLYWRLNVLTIYLPLLSQRSSDIPELVAHFLHEFSKRHNTKYTLDAGTMEILLNYSWPGNVRELENTLERAIAFAEGSVIMPHHLPKNLLAKNKGPHSSSQVVSLEQAEREAIAAGLAHCRGNISKAAKMLGVSRNTLYSKIMKYGLEY, encoded by the coding sequence GTGTCTTTAAATATTTCTTTGTTGAACGACAAAACTGAATCTTTCCGCGAGTGGGAGAGTTTTATCCGGAACGGCAATGAACCGCAAAAAATCAGGTCCTGTATCTTAGCGTCCTGGCAAAGGTGCAAGGTTCTTAATGTCAATCCCCTGGGCGGGGAATCCCAAAGCGTCCTTACCCGGGAGGAACTCTATACAAGACTTGAAGAAAAAAGCGTAATAATAAATACATCTGTTCCTTATATTAAAAATATTTACAAAATAGTAAAAGGTTCAGGGTTTGTAGTATTTTTATGTGATGAAAAGGCTAATATTTTATACATTTTAGGGGACAAGGAAGAACTGGAAGAGTTGAGGCTGGGAACCAATTTTAAAACCGGGTCGAACTGGAGCGAAAAAAATGTCGGTACAACCGCGGTTGGGGTTGTCCTGGCCGAGGGAAAAGTCATCCAGATAAAAGGTGATGAACATTATTGTTTAAGGCAAAAAAAATGGACCAGTTCAGCCGTGCCGATAAGGGATCCCCGGGGAAACATAACAGCGGTGTTGAGCATCATGGGAAGTTCAGAGAAGGTTTACTCCCATACCCTCGGCATGCTGGTTGCCGCTGAGCTTGCCATAAGGAACCAGCTGCAGGTTTTGGAGACGTCAGAAAAGCTGCTGGTAAGCAATAAATACTACAAGGCAGTAATTGAGGCGGTTTCCGAAGGTATTCTCGCGGTTGACAGCAAAGGGTATGTCACCTGCATGAACAAGAGCGCAGGAAAGATACTGTTTACTGACCCTGGTGAAGCCATCGGGAAGCATGTTACGGAAGTGGTCGATTTCCGGCCGGTCATCCTTGACGTGCTTCGCACCGGTGAAGGGTACGTGGACAAAGAGTTTATTATCAACTCCAAGCGGGGCCGGCTGCATTTCTTTAAAAGCGCTGTCCCGATCAGGGGAGAAGACGGCCAAATAGACGGAGTGGTGGACGTGTTTCGCGAGATTAAGCAGGTTAAACACCTGGTAAACCAGATGGTGGGCGCCCAGGCTCGTTTCACCTTCGATAACATCATCGGCTCCAGCAGGGAGATGGTTGAGGCTAAGCGCCTGGCCCGCATTGCAGCCAAGAGCATGTCCAATGTGCTGATCATAGGAGACAGCGGTACGGGCAAAGAACTGTTTGCCCAGGCCATTCACAATGCCAGTCCACGGGCCGGGGGGCCGTTTATTGCCATAAACTGCGGGGCTATTCCCCGGGAATTGATCGAGAGTGAATTGTTCGGTTATGAAGGAGGAGCTTTTACAGGGGCCAAGCAGGACGGAAGGCCGGGCAAGTTCGAAATGGCCACGGGAGGCACAATCTTCCTTGACGAGATAGCCGAAATGCCCTTCGATATGCAGGTCAAACTCCTCAGGGTCTTGCAAGAGAGGGAGGTTACCCGGGTTGGCGGAAACAAAACAATAGCGGTGGATATTAGGGTGATAGCGGCCACCAACAAAGACCTTCACCGGGAAATGTCGGAAGAAACGTTCCGGAAGGACCTGTACTGGCGCCTTAATGTCCTTACGATTTATTTGCCTCTTTTATCCCAACGCAGCAGTGACATTCCCGAGCTTGTAGCCCACTTCCTGCATGAGTTCTCGAAGCGCCACAATACGAAATACACGCTGGATGCCGGCACCATGGAAATACTGTTAAACTACAGCTGGCCGGGCAACGTGCGCGAACTGGAAAACACCCTGGAAAGGGCGATTGCCTTTGCCGAGGGCAGTGTTATCATGCCGCATCACCTTCCGAAGAACCTGCTGGCAAAAAATAAGGGGCCTCATTCCTCGTCCCAGGTTGTATCGCTTGAGCAGGCAGAAAGGGAAGCCATTGCCGCGGGACTTGCGCACTGCCGGGGAAACATCAGCAAGGCGGCTAAGATGCTGGGAGTTTCCAG
- a CDS encoding 4Fe-4S dicluster domain-containing protein, producing the protein MKKLNVKENLCIGCRQCELACSLYNEGQFNPSLARIRVIYDQKTNTYSPNTCRNCSRPKCLEACAAGALAFNRETGVVVYDRDKCARCYECVKACPFKAIYIAEKGYILKCDLCGGNPVCVRLCSPRPEKSSPLMNNQEGEQALNYY; encoded by the coding sequence ATGAAAAAGTTAAACGTTAAAGAGAATTTATGCATAGGCTGCCGGCAGTGCGAACTGGCGTGCTCGCTGTACAATGAAGGGCAATTCAACCCGTCCCTGGCAAGGATAAGGGTTATCTACGACCAGAAAACGAACACGTACAGTCCCAATACTTGCCGCAATTGTTCCCGGCCGAAATGCCTTGAAGCCTGTGCTGCTGGGGCTCTTGCCTTTAACCGGGAGACGGGTGTTGTTGTTTACGACAGGGATAAATGCGCCAGGTGTTATGAATGCGTAAAGGCCTGCCCGTTCAAGGCGATTTATATCGCCGAAAAAGGGTATATATTGAAGTGCGACCTGTGCGGCGGGAACCCGGTCTGTGTGAGGCTTTGCTCCCCAAGGCCGGAAAAAAGCAGCCCCTTGATGAATAACCAAGAGGGAGAACAGGCCCTCAATTACTATTGA